A window from Bufo bufo chromosome 1, aBufBuf1.1, whole genome shotgun sequence encodes these proteins:
- the LOC120991965 gene encoding protein kinase C delta type-like translates to MASSMSQMLVLLGLEYMSCGDFDQFLRMKGRLDIPSARFYAAELVCAIQYLHSKGIVHRDLKPENILVAETGHIKVTDFGLALENMLGDRTATEYAGTEGYVAPEMLAEEEYGVGVDWYSFGVILNEMITSQCTYDPTLFDTTRSGAKVIIKKLLQRDPAKRLGVHGNIRGHHFFQHIDWVSVEALRTAPPHIPVPSIPQRRSTPFNLDGIEAAAAKKGPLPLKHQAIFRGFSFVTR, encoded by the exons ATGGCGTCTTCTATGTCACAGATGCTTGTTCTACTTGGGCTGGAATACATGAGCTGCGGGGACTTTGATCAGTTCCTACGGATGAAGGGGCGGCTTGACATCCCCAGTGCAAG ATTCTATGCCGCTGAGCTTGTGTGTGCCATCCAATATCTCCATTCTAAGGGCATCGTCCACAGAGACCTCAAGCCTGAGAACatcctggtggctgagacgggacATATTAAGGTCACGGATTTCGGTCTCGCACTTGAGAACATGCTTGGAGACCGCACAGCCACCGAATATGCTGGGACAGAAGGCTATGTGGCTCCTGAG ATGCTGGCTGAGGAGGAGTATGGTGTCGGAGTGGACTGGTATTCATTTGGGGTCATCTTAAATGAAATGATTACCAGTCAGTGTACTTACGATCCTACACTATTTGACACAACACGCTCCGGCGCTAAAGTCATCATTAAAAAG CTCCTCCAGAGAGATCCTGCCAAGCGCTTAGGAGTCCACGGTAACATCAGAGGCCATCATTTCTTCCAGCATATTGACTGGGTCTCTGTGGAAGCCCTTCGGACGGCCCCACCACACATCCCTGTA ccatctatacCTCAACGCCGTTCCACACCATTCAACCTGGACGGAATAGAGGCAGCAGCGGCCAAGAAGGGACCTTTACCATTAAAACATCAGGCCATTTTCAGAGGGTTTTCATTTGTCACCCGGTAA